Proteins encoded within one genomic window of Mycolicibacterium monacense:
- a CDS encoding hemerythrin domain-containing protein: MRRFPRVAQKPITTGQDVVDYLEAQHEAIRQLFVETLDAADAETKREKFTRLRTMLAVHETAEEMMVHPRVRRKIEGAGAVVDARLAEEHDSKIALSELEKLDIDTADFTKGLIHLQAAVLEHAEKEEAEEFPLLTEHLEAEELERLAVAVQVAERIAPTHPHAGVESATANFALGPFASLIDRARDALRGAA, encoded by the coding sequence ATGCGGAGGTTTCCTCGCGTGGCTCAGAAGCCCATCACCACCGGTCAGGACGTCGTCGACTACCTCGAGGCGCAACACGAAGCCATCCGGCAGTTGTTCGTCGAAACCCTCGACGCGGCCGACGCCGAAACCAAGCGCGAGAAGTTCACCCGGTTGCGCACCATGCTGGCGGTCCACGAGACGGCCGAGGAGATGATGGTGCACCCGAGAGTGCGCCGCAAGATCGAGGGGGCGGGCGCGGTCGTCGACGCACGCCTCGCCGAAGAACACGACTCGAAGATCGCTTTGAGCGAACTCGAGAAGCTCGACATCGACACCGCGGACTTCACCAAGGGGCTCATCCACCTCCAGGCGGCCGTCCTCGAGCACGCCGAGAAGGAGGAGGCCGAGGAGTTCCCGCTTCTCACAGAGCATCTCGAGGCCGAGGAGCTCGAACGCCTCGCGGTCGCGGTCCAGGTCGCCGAGCGCATCGCGCCGACCCACCCGCACGCCGGCGTCGAATCGGCAACGGCGAACTTCGCGCTCGGCCCGTTCGCCTCGCTGATCGACCGGGCGCGCGACGCGCTGCGCGGCGCCGCCTGA
- a CDS encoding DUF4178 domain-containing protein, which translates to MGTFLIVLAIALFAGAVIALVLGFKRSKKPKTEPQRTDPLRFSTPQEFGPRQLGPGAIVSYGGVDLIVRGSVTLRQGPFVWWEHLLEGGDEPVWFSVEEDEGRLELAMWTRRPDLRLEPGGSHVVDGIGFVETERGRASYTTEGTTGLPAGGDMEFVDYADNTGDTFLGFERWAPEMPWEISIGRTVRPVELTVYPAPPAGS; encoded by the coding sequence GTGGGAACGTTCCTGATCGTGCTGGCGATCGCGCTGTTCGCCGGTGCCGTCATCGCCCTGGTGCTGGGCTTCAAGCGGTCGAAGAAGCCGAAAACGGAACCGCAGCGCACTGATCCGCTGCGGTTCTCGACGCCGCAGGAGTTCGGGCCACGCCAGCTGGGGCCCGGAGCGATCGTCAGCTACGGCGGGGTCGACCTCATCGTGCGGGGGTCGGTCACCCTGCGCCAGGGTCCGTTCGTGTGGTGGGAGCACCTGCTCGAGGGCGGCGACGAGCCGGTCTGGTTCAGCGTCGAGGAGGACGAGGGCCGCCTCGAACTGGCCATGTGGACCCGTCGCCCTGATCTGCGACTGGAGCCGGGCGGCTCGCACGTCGTCGACGGCATCGGATTCGTCGAGACCGAACGCGGCCGCGCGTCCTACACCACCGAAGGCACCACCGGGCTGCCGGCGGGCGGCGACATGGAGTTCGTCGACTACGCCGACAACACCGGCGACACCTTCCTGGGCTTCGAACGCTGGGCGCCCGAGATGCCGTGGGAGATCTCGATCGGGCGGACGGTGCGTCCCGTCGAGCTCACCGTCTATCCGGCTCCCCCGGCCGGTTCCTAG
- a CDS encoding DUF2617 family protein, with product MPFHQLAVAPADVDGAALGLALNAPAPVPLAGIRLSHRRGGALVLGVLGASHVVTIEHPAGGFSEEVSCSAHAYGRTLPGRFEGPGYRFESETTVCAATEFETLAQRLHERCLTDRNSLGGRFPGDDAALTVLQARPDGPGWWWQTWHLYPGGPRVPGGTAVHTTSRWHP from the coding sequence TTGCCGTTTCACCAACTCGCCGTGGCACCCGCCGACGTCGACGGGGCCGCGCTCGGCCTGGCCCTCAACGCACCCGCCCCGGTCCCGCTGGCCGGCATCCGGCTGTCGCACCGCCGCGGCGGCGCGCTCGTCCTCGGCGTGCTCGGCGCCTCGCACGTCGTCACCATCGAGCACCCCGCCGGGGGGTTCAGCGAAGAGGTGTCGTGTTCGGCCCATGCGTACGGCCGCACGCTGCCCGGCCGGTTCGAGGGCCCGGGCTACCGCTTCGAGTCGGAGACAACCGTCTGTGCCGCAACGGAATTCGAGACCCTGGCGCAGCGGTTGCACGAGCGCTGCCTGACCGACCGCAACAGCCTCGGCGGCCGCTTCCCCGGCGACGACGCCGCGCTGACCGTCCTGCAGGCACGCCCCGACGGCCCCGGGTGGTGGTGGCAGACCTGGCATCTCTACCCCGGCGGCCCCCGCGTCCCTGGCGGTACCGCCGTCCACACGACCAGCCGGTGGCACCCGTGA
- a CDS encoding DUF4247 domain-containing protein, with translation MTRTGLFTLSGALAVGGVVCLLLGMSLMGGNIRDHVAANYSRYAGDTDGTDYTCSGSPSAVADDLAAQVRPEARTTDRGTTYLRYDDEIVIVGPDGTRPCTIRVEELGARYSSGGFIFLGPGFFPGSPSGGSGGSPGGPDGSK, from the coding sequence GTGACCCGCACCGGCTTGTTCACCCTGTCCGGCGCGCTCGCCGTCGGCGGTGTGGTCTGCCTGCTGCTGGGGATGTCGTTGATGGGCGGCAACATCCGCGATCATGTCGCCGCGAACTACTCCCGGTACGCCGGCGACACCGACGGCACCGACTACACGTGCAGTGGATCGCCGAGCGCGGTGGCCGACGACCTGGCCGCCCAGGTTCGGCCCGAAGCACGTACGACCGACCGGGGAACGACGTACCTGCGCTACGACGACGAGATCGTCATCGTCGGCCCGGACGGGACCCGCCCCTGCACCATCCGCGTCGAAGAGCTCGGCGCCCGCTACAGCTCGGGCGGATTCATCTTCCTCGGGCCCGGATTCTTCCCCGGTTCACCGTCCGGTGGGTCGGGTGGCAGCCCGGGCGGTCCGGACGGTTCGAAGTGA
- a CDS encoding DUF350 domain-containing protein: MYLAVEFGTISGESLAQNVVAAILYFVIGALVLAAGFGLMDLLTPGSLRHLVFVEYRPNAVAVACGMYSALAIVVVSAIIASSAELGQGLLDAAVYGIVGVLLQGVALVVLEVAVPGRFRDLIEADRLHPSAIATAVVLLAVGGLNAAALS; encoded by the coding sequence ATGTACCTGGCGGTCGAATTCGGCACCATCAGCGGTGAGAGCCTGGCCCAGAACGTGGTGGCGGCGATCCTCTACTTCGTGATCGGCGCGCTGGTGCTGGCGGCCGGGTTCGGGCTGATGGACCTGCTGACGCCCGGCAGCCTGCGCCACCTGGTGTTCGTCGAGTACCGGCCCAACGCCGTGGCGGTCGCGTGCGGTATGTACTCGGCGCTGGCCATCGTGGTGGTGTCCGCGATCATCGCCAGCTCGGCCGAACTCGGTCAGGGTCTCCTCGACGCCGCCGTCTACGGCATCGTCGGGGTGTTGCTGCAGGGGGTGGCGCTGGTGGTGCTCGAAGTGGCCGTGCCGGGGCGCTTCCGCGATCTGATCGAGGCCGACCGGCTGCACCCGTCGGCGATCGCGACCGCGGTCGTGCTGCTGGCGGTGGGAGGGCTGAACGCCGCCGCACTCTCATGA
- a CDS encoding polyamine aminopropyltransferase, which translates to MTTTEPAPPESATGRPSPRWRALLLAAVAACAACGLVYELALLTLSSSIHGGGIVATSLIVAGYVAALGAGALAVKPLLGHAAITFVAVETLLGVIGGLSAAALYVTFAFIGGSTWVLVVGTALIGGLVGAEVPLLMTLLQRGRTAGAADSGRVLANLNAADYFGALVGGLLWPFLLLPHLGMIRGAAATGVINLVAAAVVAVFLLRHIVSGRQLAVALGALSAALVLLVTLLIRADGIETTTRQRLYNDPIVAFARSPYQEIVVTRRGDDLRLYLDGGLQFSTRDEFRYTESLVYPALGQGARSVLVLGGGDGLAARELLRQNQIRDITQVELDPAVIDLARTTLREANRGALDDPRVTVVVDDAMTWLRSVDRTFDAVIVDLPDPDTPVLGRLYSTEFYALVTRALAPDGLMVVQAGSPYSTPTAFWRTVSTIESASFAVTPYHVHVPTFGDWGFALARRGPTPPAPTVPEGVGPLRFLNQEVLDAATVFSADVARQRLEPSTLDHPRIVDDIRKGYR; encoded by the coding sequence ATGACGACGACCGAACCCGCGCCGCCGGAGTCGGCCACCGGCCGTCCCTCGCCCCGCTGGCGGGCGCTGCTGCTGGCCGCCGTCGCCGCCTGCGCCGCCTGCGGTCTGGTGTACGAACTGGCGCTGCTGACCCTGTCGTCGAGCATCCACGGCGGCGGCATCGTCGCGACGTCGCTGATCGTCGCAGGCTACGTGGCGGCACTCGGGGCGGGTGCGCTCGCGGTCAAACCCCTGCTGGGGCACGCCGCGATCACGTTCGTCGCCGTGGAGACGCTGCTCGGGGTCATCGGCGGCCTCTCCGCCGCCGCGCTGTACGTCACGTTCGCGTTCATCGGCGGTTCGACCTGGGTGCTGGTGGTCGGCACGGCGCTGATCGGCGGCCTCGTCGGCGCCGAGGTGCCGCTGCTGATGACGCTGCTGCAGCGCGGTCGCACCGCCGGGGCCGCCGACAGCGGGCGGGTGCTGGCCAACCTCAACGCCGCCGACTATTTCGGTGCACTCGTCGGCGGGCTGCTCTGGCCGTTCCTGCTCCTGCCGCACCTCGGGATGATCCGCGGCGCCGCCGCCACCGGGGTGATCAACCTGGTCGCGGCCGCGGTGGTCGCGGTGTTTCTGCTGCGCCACATCGTCTCGGGCCGGCAACTGGCCGTCGCGCTGGGTGCGTTGAGCGCCGCGCTGGTGCTGTTGGTGACGCTGCTGATCCGCGCCGACGGGATCGAGACCACCACGCGCCAACGGCTTTACAACGACCCGATCGTGGCGTTCGCCCGCTCGCCGTACCAGGAGATCGTCGTCACCAGACGGGGTGACGATCTGCGCCTCTACCTCGACGGCGGGCTGCAGTTCTCGACCCGAGACGAGTTCCGGTACACCGAGAGCCTGGTGTACCCCGCACTCGGGCAGGGTGCGCGATCGGTCCTCGTTCTCGGCGGCGGCGACGGGCTGGCCGCTCGGGAGTTGTTACGCCAGAACCAGATTCGCGACATCACCCAGGTGGAGCTGGACCCGGCGGTGATCGACCTGGCCCGCACGACGCTGCGGGAGGCCAACCGCGGCGCCCTCGACGACCCGCGCGTCACCGTCGTGGTCGACGATGCGATGACGTGGCTGCGCAGCGTCGACCGGACCTTCGACGCGGTGATCGTCGACCTGCCCGACCCCGACACCCCGGTGCTGGGCCGCCTGTACTCCACGGAGTTCTACGCGCTGGTCACCCGCGCGCTGGCGCCGGACGGGCTGATGGTGGTGCAGGCCGGCAGCCCCTACTCGACGCCGACTGCGTTCTGGCGCACGGTGTCGACGATCGAGTCCGCGAGTTTCGCGGTCACCCCGTATCACGTCCACGTGCCGACCTTCGGCGACTGGGGTTTCGCGCTGGCCCGTCGCGGTCCGACACCGCCGGCGCCCACGGTCCCCGAAGGCGTTGGGCCGCTGCGGTTCCTCAATCAGGAGGTGCTCGACGCCGCGACGGTGTTCTCCGCGGACGTGGC